The Gossypium raimondii isolate GPD5lz chromosome 2, ASM2569854v1, whole genome shotgun sequence genome segment agtcaacaccatcAATTTGGCAAAAACCTTTAGTGACTAATcgccccttgtatgtttgtacattaccatccatgtcgattttctttttgaaaacccacttgcaccctCAACCCCTTTGggtgggtcaaccaaagtccatacttggttttcatacatggaatccataTTATATCTCATGGCCTCAAGCCATTTCTTAGAGTATGGGCTCGTCATtgcttcttgataagtcctaggctcatcttgatctataggaagaacgtcaccatgcgttgtaatgagaaatccatatctctcaaATGCATGGCGTTCTCTTAAAGATCTGCGCtgtggttgtgtttctacagcaGTTTCTTGTTCCTCAATTTCTTGTGGAATTTGCTGTTGCtctatctctggttcagtggtatCTTGTGATTCTCGAATTTCTTCAAGTTCAATCTTTCTCTCActtacttttctagaaaaaaattCTCTCTCTAAGAAGACACCAGTCCGAGCAACAAACGTTTTGTTCTtagtgggattaaagaaataatatcctttagtttttcggATACACCACAAAAATACACctttcagatttgggttcaagcttagtagacgtctgatgtttaacataagcttcgcaaccccaaattttcatgAAAGACAAACTGGGACGTTTTCCAGTCTACATCTCATATGGcgtcttttgaaccgatttagatggaacacgatttagtgtgaaagtagctgtctcaagtgcatgtccccgAAAGAAAGTCGGTagatcagcatgactcatcatggatcgaaccatgtctaacaaaatttgatttcttcTCTTAGAAACTCCATTCAATTGAGGAGtaccaggaggagtaagttgtgagacaatcccacattccttcaaaagatcatcaaactctagGCTCAAATACTCTCCACCTCGATCAGATCaaagtgtcttgatagtttttcctagttgattttgtactccatttttgaattccttgaacttttgaAGGGACTCAAACTTATGGCGCATGAGATaaacatacccatatctactgaaatcatcagtaaaagtaatgaagtagtgaaatccacctctagcctgtgtatttattggtccacatacatcagaatgtattaggcccaataaatcactagctcgttcacttttaccagtaaaaggagatttagtcatttttcccaatatgcaagattcacatacttcaaattgttcaaaaacaagtgaatccaagagaccatctttatggagTTTGGATATGTGTTTCTCACTTATATAgcccaaacgacaatgccatagataagtttgatttgagtcatttattttagatctttttgcatttatgttgtaaatgagattcatttgatctaaaatatagacGTCATTAATCAATTGTGTCGAACCACAGAAAACATTAATGAGgtaaaaggaacaacaattattcttaataattatctgaaaaccaattttgtctaaacaagaaattgaaatgatgtttttagtcaaactgagcacaaaataacaatcctctaaacatacatcaaatccaCTAGGCAAAGGTAAAGTATATGTTCCCACAGCTAGTGCAACAACATTTTCTCTAATTCCAACTCGTAGGTTTACATCTCCTTtagccaaagtcctactcctttgtagtccctgtacagaagtacaaatatgagaaccacaaccagtatctaatacccaagaagtagaagttgattaattaatatcaataacataaatacctgaagcagACGTTCCTCTTGTTTTAGCCTTCTTGACTTCCTTAAGATAGATAGGGCAATTTCGCTTCCAATGTCCAGTCACACTACAATGAAAGCTGTTTCCTTCCTTAGACACCCCACCTTTAGGTTTCAGTGTAGCCTTTCCTTTTTCAGGCTTGAGCCTACCTTTGCCCTTGGGCTTTGTctgaactttggcctttcccttgcccttGTTGTTACAGACCACCAGTATGggcttgggtccaacctttttcatgtttcCTTCATCCGTTCGTAACATACTGAGCAACTATGGTAGAGTcttgtcaatttcattcatattgaaattgaggataAACTGGTTGTAGCTATCCGACAATGATTGCAGAATAACATCAAtggccaactcttggctcaatggaaacccaagcttagacaTGCTTTCAATATAaccaatcatcttaaggacacGAGGTCTTACTGGGCTTCCTTCAGCCagcttacattggaataggGCCTTAGAGGTATTGAACCTCTCTTGCCGTGCTTGcccctgataaagttctttcaggtgCTCGATCATatcataagcaaccatgtcctcatgttgcttctgaagcCCAGGATTCATActggcaagcataagacatccaacgcctaccatgtcatcgagatgcttctTGTAAGCATCTTTATCAGCCCTCGAGGCATTAGCGGGTGGTTCATTAGGAAGTGGTTGTTCAACGACATATAATTTccgttcttgtttgaggacaatcctcaagttacaGAACCAGTCAAGAAAGttcaaaccattcaatttgTCCTTCTCAAAGACCGATCGCAATGAGAGTGTATTAgtgtttgcagccataatatatctacaactGTAAAATATGTGTGTGAGTAAATTTACCAAGTTTATATCAATCACTAATaggactttattaaatgatgttccaattattttatttcaaaattaataaccctcatATATTAATTTCGGAAAGACTTTCTCGAAAGTATTTCTagtgggttaaggatccatatttcacctcctcttaagtcagctttagctttactctcaagattatgttatttaggtaagcaacacttgctacttacatcatatgtaactcctaatatttggtgaacaactcttgttctaatcatcttatgatttttccaaattacttgcctcaaggtttctaatcctattagagtaatctagttaagtcattaaccaatttttaaccaatatcacttgtttattcttcgcgtttaaccaggataaatactagtacttcgctttggcagaacctacacagtattgatcgaggccttaacgagggtaaaattggaaggctatgtttactttatattttaatagagggattttattaaggttgtagcatctcaccaattatggtATACTTTCGTTcttttagtcttttaattggtctcatcaattaatggggtttattattatcaaattttaaatttggcatgctttagacatcTATAGCATCTCacacatgaataaataaagaaataaataaatgcaataattatAGCCTATAAACTAAGGTGGTTCAACCTAAGCTaatgggagaaccaaaaggaaacttAAAAGTATAAGCCGTTTCACAAGCTATCGGTCCACACTAGTTGACCCATCTTCCTTCTCGTCTAGCCCATagcaactcttgcaaattacaatatgtagaaacttattttacatacgagggagtaagatgagaagagaaatacaagagaatagtaggaaggcacgacacgcaggccgtatttataaaattacaaccttttatcaaaAGGTTCATcgggctataactatgcattttAAACACCTTGcatgtcaaaaatagcatacatTCAACGTTTTGCTAAGGTGGATTATAAAATATCCATTCAACCTTTTATGGCCcaccaagttttatttattataaaacatattataagAAGATGGGGATCTGAGGCGGTCAGAGGAAGCGGAGCCCTGCGGTACGAACCGCATACCCCAGTCAAATGAAACCTTacgatttgataacttttatcaacAAAATTGTGTTTTTCAGGATTTTAATCCCTGAGGTTTCATATCGGAACAACGCTTGTTCCATTAACCATTTAACTCTTACTGGAAATTGTAAATACCACCGTCGTATCATAACAAATTTGTTAACAGTTAACAGTAACGACGTAAAATCGAATAGGCCACAACccatgattaacatttaatcaattatcGAAAGGAACAATTATCAGGTTATACTTAGACGATTTAAACAGATGAAAacgtaataaaattaaagcatgcatctcatacaattgcatcacccaagtatttaaacccgAATCAGTATCACACAACTGGCTATGACACCGCTGTTAGAATGCCAATACCCCCATGGAAATAATTCCGGCGATCCAACCCATGAaaccatgtgtgaggaacgaatcggagtgaaataatggttttgaaATTACCGCAATTTCaatctgagtagacagcaatgCCTCGGCAATGAGATCTCtaatctactatcgaaccaagccccAACCTTTAATGATTctgacctctacgtaatccacccagtttgaCAATGAACAGAAGAAAatctccaaaactgttttggagaATACTTTGCTTGACGACTGCTAAACCTCACAAgcaaaaaaatgttatttttaggcttttttaattggtatatatatataaattttatccgaccataataatcataattaaaaataaataaatataataatgttttaaactgaaaattataattacattaattacaacaatgattttggtaaactatatttatttaaacttatatatgaaccaaattcatatattaatagaactatgttctcattatgtgtacaacaaccttgtacatagaatatgttcgatatttgattaccaattaaattaattctataattaatttaattcatggcACAACCAAAcataataccaactatgttttattccgttcatttcaaccatagggtgtgaccctgtaggttcttataacgttagcagtaatactagaacgattctaatgttacaaacaatgagtgacatctagcaatgcatcattactacttaagttacaagaaatcatgattcgacatagcTTTTTtgcgattaacctttcatgcattaatccttaaatcctttctctttggattggacacaagtcatggaatagtcacacttgcatagtccttcccatgttccttgatatcttgagtagactatgataaacaaataagtatgacatctcatatcaacttatttgagcatagccatgcatttctagtctcactcaatcaagtgacctaagatattactcccattatgtaggagggacttatcctatattgaccaaccatatccctctacatagattgtggtatatctaacatcagtctttatagaacaaccggtTACAGTGAACGTttaactgtatcaaaatatagaactcacgatgttgggacaatggtgatctcaagtctgaggatcatatacatattaatcactatgagtaatgttgtgacaattacataataatccaagaaacatactcatagtgggtcagtccaatatgttgttctctaacacacatattcatgcattgattttgacactccatattaatgacaactctttatcatcaatcaactacatgttagtcttaatgcattattgttgtcctagcctACAATAATACTTTAATAATGACCTTTTAAGAacaatcatattattctcaggacattattataaaacagtttatttatacacagaaaagaaactgaaataataatggtaactcCTAATATTAagaaacatgataaatcaagtatgttattacaatcatctcatgattgatctttgggcatactcttacaGTACTGAAACTTAAGAGAATTGTATTGGTTGCCAGGGTTTAAGCGGGATGTGACCGAGTATGTGAGTAAGTGTTTGACgtgccagcaagttaaggctAAGCATTAATTTCCTTCAAGTTTGTTACAGCCTATTCAAATCCCTTAGTGGAAATGGAAGCGTGTGACCATGTattttgttagtgggttgcctttgACGCCTACTAAGAAAGATTTAGATTGGGTTAtagtggatcgattgaccaagtcagCCCATTTTCCACCTGTTTGTACTGACTATTCTCTGCATAGGTTGGCGAGGTTGTACATTTCAAAGATTGTGGGACTTCATAGTGTACCATTATccattattttagatcaagaacccaATTTACATCTTGATTGTAAAAAAAGTTACATGAAGATTTAGGGACTTGATTAAACTTTAGTATGGCTTTTCACCCACAGTTTGATGGGCACTCAGAGTGggttatataaattttggaagaCATGTTGAGGGGTTGTGTGATTAACTTCAGTGGCTATTGAGAGGAACACTTGCTGTTGGTCGAGTTTGCATACAATAACATTTTTCAGTTGAGCATCCAAATGGCTCCTTATGAAGCATTGTATGGTCGCAAATGTCGTAAACCTCTATGTTGGATAGAATTGGGGGAAAATAAGGTATTGGGTCTAGATTTGGTGCAAGAAATTGAGAATGTGGTAAAGCTGGTTCAGGATCGACTAAGAGTAGGATTTGATCGATAGAAGTCTTACGTCGACTTGAGGCGGAGAGATATTGTGTTTAGTGTTAGGGATCAAGTCTTCCTGAAGGTTTCACCATGGAAGAAGGTATTGAGGTTTGGATGTAATGGCAAGTTGAGCTCGAGGTTCATTGGACCATATAGAGTTCTTAAGAAGGTTGAACCAGCTGCTTACCAGTTAGAGTTAACTCCGGAACTGGACCGCATACACAATGTGTTCCATGTTTCTATGTTGAGAAGATATCGTTTTAATCCATCCCATGTGATTTTGATCAATGAGGTCGAGGTTAGACCTAATTTAACTTACGATTAAGAGCCAATACAGAatttggactgtgaggtcaagAGATTGAGGAAGAAGTAAATTCCTCTTGTGAAAGTCCTATGGTAGAATCATGGCGTTAGCGAAGCCACTTGGGAACCCGAAGAATCGATGCGTTACAACTATCCTCACTTGTTCGAGTCATATAAATTTTTaggacaaaatttattttaaaaagggtAGAGTTGTCACGCtctagattttatttatttatttgtactaGTTTATGTCAGAAAGGAATTAACGGTCTAGTGCTTAAGAGTGGTAGTTGTTTCCATAatgtcccaagttcaagccctCACAAGcacatcttttaattaattttttttgacaattttgaGCTAGTGTGAACACTCTTATCGTACAAGAGAACATTCTTTCCTTAATTACAAGGTCAACCTTCCTAAGGTTCTCCCCTTTTCACTCCCATGATCCACTTTTGGTGTGCAACACTCTATACCCAGCCCAGTTGCTGAGCTCGAATACCTAGATGCCATACCACCGTCATATCACACACAgtacaaatgtaacaccctaaaatagaGCTTAGgagttttaagggtattttagggaTTATAACTTTAGTGTGCTCGAGAACTTTGTTAGCATGGCATTTAGAAATGTTTTTCTTTATGGTACTTAGAAAATccaatcaatttttgaaaataatgttgaaaaggttttcaattttgaaatagggactgaTTTGTTAAAGGGACaaaattttgtgtgtttatgaagcaattaaatcaaaactttaaaatcaacCTAGTATCTTCCCCCACCTACAAGTTTCACATTATTTTTCTTCCCATTCAATTGTTTTGCTATCCATTGCTCTCCCAAGTCCCTCccattcaattttcttttacaaactatattccttttgatttctatcatcacCCAAGCCATAAACCTCtataaaatatcaagaaaaacacaaaatcacCATAGATTTCTCCATTGTTAGGCTTTTGGGTTTTTGGgggttttttattatcaaattattgGTTTTTCGTAAACTAAGGTAACGATTCAATTACATGTTAGTTTTTGATGCTATTTGATCCTTTAAACTGAATTTTTAGCCATCAAATCacgtgttttaaataaaagtaaaaaattgtggcgttaatggtggattttaggattttaagtaaaaacgtGGTTTTAAAGTGTCTTTCAATTAGTTTTCACATGATTAAAaagtttctaaacttactttaaagtttcgttaaagatttcttgagttttaatgaattttcatgaaaattaccataaacatgtcaaaaattttcataacatgaattgggtagttttgcatagtttaaaggttaagaatggtgaataattagatgaatgggATTCATTTTAGGTAAAAAGAATGAGTATAGATCGAGATATTTAAGTATCAAGTTTACTATGTCGAAGGTTTCAGTTACTTAAGAACATAACTTAGACTTGTATTCTAATTGCATGAGTTGAGTCCTCAGCTAATTTTTGAATGTGTTGTGTGATTTGTTGTGCTAAAGCTTCAGATTCATTAAGACCATCTACGAGTTAAGGAAATGCTAGTTTGGGTTTCGACATTTCGATGAAAGtatattggtgagtgtttggaattgtTACTTGTAGACATGATTCATAGTGATAATTGAGAGCTTATGACTAACCTAAACCCTTATCCTAAGATCTaagtgtaagctttctatttcccttgccttattttggaaaattatgtgattatgtgaataattttggattgattattatgatACAATATTGAGATATGAGACATGTGTGATGACTATTATGAATAGTTGTGTTGTGGGCATGATATACATGCCAAATGACAGAGATAGTGATATGCTAATAATGTAAATATGTAGTCAAAATGAGTGGAATTTCAgtaagtatatatgtgttgaattatggaatgtgatattattatgataggtaatatgtgaaaatattgatatgtatatatgatgTGCTGATTTTAATGCACACATATGTAGTTGGATATGTGATGGCTCAATGAGCATTGTTAATGCGCACTCACCTCGTTTAATGAATTGAGTCGTAGAATTTTCCCGATAGTGAATAAGGAGTAAATTGAAGGCTTTTCAAGATAGGTTAAAAGAAAAGGGTTATTTAGGCTCAAAAGGGGATTGCTAGTTTAAGAAACGAATTAGAAACAATGGATGCAACTTGGACTAAGGATTCAAAAgccgaactaacacaatagaagtgtgttaacccgtaacttatGACAATGCTTAGGTTGGTAAAGTGTTAATGGAAGGATATGATAAATGAATAGGAACTTCGACCCACTATCaaagatgataggaacctcAATATGAAttcgaacgccacacttttgggtttaaagtgataagttcagataGAAACAAAGACAGGTTTGACGCCACAAAGATGTTTGATAAGTCTCACAAGTCTTTGGAGAAAAATaagagttgaaaacaacctcacaaattatcaaaattctaaaattgttCATTACCCGTcaaatgtgaattacatggtCTATTTATAACTGAACCAAGACAGCCAAATAGCCTATTTAATTAGATTCTTATGCCTGAAGTTTCTTTAGGAAACTTCCTAGAAATTTCCTAGATACATTCATGAACAAAAAATCTGAATATTAACCTTCTAGAAGAGATGATTCGGCTGGCCCTTTTAATGGtgaaaattcacattcaactaaTGCTTTTAAAGAGCTTAATTGCTGCtttggagaagagaaatggacGGCTTGAAAAATCATGCTTCTTTGGCCAAATATGAGCAGCCACCAAGTTAATTGGCTGCTGGAATTTATGAGGCAACCTTTGGCCATTGCTCTCCACGAAATTGACCCTTGGAGAAGCACAAAACAGCAGCTGGAAGTCCATTGAGCTGGACGAAAAGTCAGCTTAAAGCACAAGACAACTGCACTTTAAATGCCGTCCATACATGTGCTCAAATACATGCTCCTTCTTTGTTAGCTTCCTTTTCCATTAAGCTAGctgatttatttgaaaaaaataccaaataaatGCAGCCAAGACATGTTTAATACTCATGAAATCAGCAGCTgaacatattaaaaattctgCACATTAATTcggctaagacaaattaattagcagcaactaataaatttgtcttaatctagacacattaaaactttgtaattaaattacacatatttaatttatgacttagCAAAGATATATTAAAGACATGTACTAATATAAGACACAtttaataagctaaattaaaatgtccagatttaaacacatttatttaattaaatgatttgagcTGAATCTAACTTAACActacacatttaatttattcaaaataaatgtaATCAGCTCATTGAACTAGTTAAGTGCCgaaatgagctgaattgagctgaTACGAGCTAAAATCAGCTTGTAGAAAACTGCGAATCAAGCTAGTTGAGCTGGGCATTTTATATGCAGCCAACCCATCACTCCACACTCGAGCAATATAGCATGCTACGAcatcttggaacttcttggcACGTGCTCGAGTGATTGGCGCCAAAGGCAATTCTATGGATTCGGCATCTAACTTCTTGGGCGAGCTCGTATCAATTGTTGTGGCACTtaaagtgcaattaaatgtgaatccGATAAGCATGCATTGTGTACAAGTTGTGATGTAAACTGATGAATATGAATAGAGATGATGTgcattaaattagtaattaaaaatgtataattgtggatattttggccttatgATCCCTTGAAACCTTTGGATGTAGTTGgaatgccataggattgtgagtactgaGCTATATGTATTGTGTTGTTGGGCATTAAGGCCCTGGTACAGGTtcgagagataagggaatgtgagctaagctccattcaacgagacatgtttggtgtgttggagagtgttagctatatgctaCACTTTTAGGATATGTTCGATTCTATGAGTCATTtcgtgtgttgg includes the following:
- the LOC128033859 gene encoding uncharacterized protein LOC128033859; protein product: MAANTNTLSLRSVFEKDKLNGLNFLDWFCNLRIVLKQERKLYVVEQPLPNEPPANASRADKDAYKKHLDDMVGVGCLMLASMNPGLQKQHEDMVAYDMIEHLKELYQGQARQERFNTSKALFQCKLAEGSPVRPRVLKMIGYIESMSKLGFPLSQELAIDVILQSLSDSYNQFILNFNMNEIDKTLP